The Aspergillus fumigatus Af293 chromosome 3, whole genome shotgun sequence region CAGACTGGAAACTCACTGTTCTTCTTTGACCCTGTACTTCCTGTGTTCGGCAAGGCATTGGTAATGATTTCTCCAGCCTTGAAAGCTAGATCTATCAGAAAATCATGTATATCCTTGAGGTCAATTGTTTCTGCGCCCATGTTTCTACTGCTCCCTCTTTTGTAATCTGAGAAGAGGTGACTTGGTTGGCTGTTTCCTTGGAAGAAAACCGACTGGATGctttttgatgatttcaaGCCCCGCCGTTAAAGTTCGTCTGTCAGAATGGACTTTAGCGTAATGAGCCGCCCATAATATGCTATTCCAGCCCACTTCTACCTTACCTAGGTACCTTTGAGTAACCAAACCCCACGCGCTTCTATTTGCTAAGGAAACATGAAGACTCCATACTGTTTCATCGGTTTGATGACTCTATACAAGTTACTGGCATACATTCACTACGCTATCTAGAGTTTCTTGTACCCGCTTATAGGAGGATAATGGATAAGGTCCGTTAAACGTAGGATTCATCTGTCTTGATCCTGAAGAATCAAATGTGCTTGCAAATCTGCCGAGTATTAGTGAACATTCAAATTTGAATTACATTTAAGGAAACAGTGTGGGCAATCTGTGTGCCGGACTATGTACCTGATAACCAGAGATAACAAGAGGGGCAAGTTATAAACTTATAACCCCACACCAGTGACGTCTGAGAAAAGTCCCCGCACCAAAATTTTTCCGGGAGATAGATTTAATACTAAAAAGTAGAATGTATCACTCCACTTACCTACAATAACAGCGAacgaaagagggaaaagagaggaaaagggggAACCCGAAAAGTCTTAGCTTGGGTCTATTGACTCAATCAACCGTTCTTTGTTTTCCCGGTCCCTGGAACACCCCTCAGTATGCCAACAGTCTTAGAAGAGGTGAGTCTGCGAGGTCCCTAGCTGTTagatgggaagaaagaaatttcatatggaagacaaggagaGGAAATTCTCTGCCAATGAAAGCAAGCAAAAATGGGACCACTTTATTTGAAGGATTAGGGAGCTAATCAGTCTTTATCTCTCCATGAATACAGCTTGTTGAGTTCCTCCACCATGGAAATACTCAGATAAGACAAATTGGTAGAAATGCCCCTTTCGATCAGGGAAACTGAACACTCAAACATCAGTTGAATGGTCTAACGCTTACATCCGATGCAGCATGCGAAAACCTTGTTGGCTTCTCGACCACCCATTCGGACCTCTTCAAACGtcatcagcttctcccaGTGCGCGATCTCAAGCTTCTGGTCCGAGATTATACTGTTAGTAATGAGCTCCTAAAGTATCGAAAGTGGGAGCGGTTTTGCTGAAACCAACTAGCCAATTGCGAAAAATGCACTTACAATTCTCATCAATATCTCCTCTGACCAAGAAGTATTGGCAAATCttgcggaagatgatgcgTTTATAGAGACTCTTATGGTGAAGATAACGGTGAGTACATTAGCCGTCTCTTTCTGCGACGCTTAAGGAGATCGAAGTCTATGCTGACAACTCGGTCAATCTGAAAGAACGTCAAGGAACCAATCGCGGATGACATTGCTATGCTCTTCGCCAATCTTGCCAAATCAGATAAATTGAGCCGGCTCATTACGTTGAAACGGAGAACTGCCGAATCCGTTTCCACGTCTACTATGGCGATCGATCAACTGATGGATTGTTTCGTGAAAGGCGCTGAGGGTGCTTTAAATAAGAAGGCCAATTTTGATTATCTCTCCTATTTATTCGCCGATCTCTCCAAATCTGAGATAGGGCGCGCATATTTTACCACCCGACAGGATTATGATGGTGTTGTCCCTGTCACTAAATTAACTGTCTTCACTGAGCATGAAAGTACAGTTCGGAGAAAGGGTGTGGCGTCAACGATTAAAAATGTCGCTTTCGACATTCCGTTTCATCCAACTCTGCTCTCCGCAGACGATGCCAATCTACTCCCTTACGTGTTGCTGCCGATTACAGGGCCGGAGGAATTCAGCGAGGAAGAGTCAATGGCAATGTTGCCAGACCTGCAG contains the following coding sequences:
- a CDS encoding protein HGH1 codes for the protein MPTVLEELVEFLHHGNTQIRQIACENLVGFSTTHSDLFKRHQLLPVRDLKLLVRDYTPIAKNALTILINISSDQEVLANLAEDDAFIETLMVKITNVKEPIADDIAMLFANLAKSDKLSRLITLKRRTAESVSTSTMAIDQLMDCFVKGAEGALNKKANFDYLSYLFADLSKSEIGRAYFTTRQDYDGVVPVTKLTVFTEHESTVRRKGVASTIKNVAFDIPFHPTLLSADDANLLPYVLLPITGPEEFSEEESMAMLPDLQLLPPDKRRDGDNSIIVTHLETLLLLTTTREGRDKMRAINVYPIIRECHLHVDDEGVREACDRLVQVLMRDEEGEGDASQARIDGTSSISSKSDNYIQQGSEQNGDETVVELF